TGGTTGAAGCCATTGTTGATCTGGCCCTGCGTGAAGATATTGGCAAGGGTGATGTCACGACCGAAGCCGTATTCTCCGGAGCCGAGCAAGCTGAAGCTTTTTTTGTAGCCAAAGAAGGCGGCATACTTGCCGGAAATGCGTTGGCAGCTTTTATTGCCGCACGCGTTGATTCCCGCATTCAGTTCAGGCAGCTGATCGAAGATGGCAGTAGGATCAAACGGGGGGATTTAATCGCCGAAATTACGGGACCTGCTGGGGCCATTTTAACAGCGGAACGTACCTGTTTGAACTTCATGCAGCGCATGAGCGGCATTGCTACCAAAACCAACCGTTTTGCTGCTGCACTTGAAGGCACTAACACAAGGCTGCTGGATACCCGAAAAACCATGCCCGGACAGCGTTGGACCGATAAGCTCGCGGTAAAGCTGGGGGGCGGTACCAATCACCGCTTTTGCCTGGATGATATGTACCTGATCAAGGAAAACCACATCACCGTCGCGGGTGGCGTACGGCAGGCACTGCAGGCTTGCGCCGCACATCGGGAAAAACTCGGGGGCACGCAGAAAATTGAAATTGAAGTCGTAACGGCTTCCCAAATTGATGAAGTGCTGGAGACCGGTATTGCTGACATCATCCTCCTGGATAATATGAATAATAAAGAGCTCACCGAAGCGGTACAGCGTATAAATGGTGCTGCCCAAACGGAAGCCTCCGGCAATATGACGCTCGAACGTCTGCCCGAAGTAGCCCGTACGGGAGTGGATTTTGTTTCTGCAGGAAGCATTACACACTCAGTGCATGCACTTGATATTTCACTTCTGTTTGAGTGATAAACAGCACGGGCTAAGGGGAGCGCACCTATGAAAATGCCGGATACCCGCCAAAGCCTCTGGCTGCTGTTAGCTGCTTCAGGCTATCTCATGCTAATGGCAAGCGGTTTCATATTTGTTGATGTGTCGTACCTGCACAGCCTGTCGCATGAAGCATTCCGGTATATGTGTCATCAACAGCCGGCTCGCAGTTTCGGGCTCGATGAACAAACCATGGCTGTTTGTGCCCGCTGCTTCGGCATTTATGCAGGCTTTTTTGCAGCTTCCCTCGCCGGGCTTCTGGCTCCTGTGAAGTTCAGCACGTCCCTGCGTTTTGCGCTCATTGTCACAGCCGCCGCTTTTTTACTCAACACAGCCGATGTAACCGGAAACTTTTTGGGGTGGTGGTCGAATACGGCGGCCACAAGGTTTGTTGCCGGTCTCGTTGCCGGCATGAGCCTCATCCTCATTATTTATACTGCTGTTAAACCAAAATCATAGTTTAATTATGGAATTACGCGAGCAAAACCCTTTTTTTGAATCCGCAGCTTTAAACGGTGCCGGCCTTGCAGCCGCAGCCTCTCTCATTTTGTACGGAGCCATGCTGCTTATGCCCGGCGTCAGCGGAATCCTGCTCGGCTGCCTCGGTTGCTGCGGTTTACTTTTTGCGCCCGGTCTGCTTACGACAAGACAGCATATAGCAACCTTCGGTGAAAACATCGAGCTCGGTCGGGGCGCCGTTATCGGTTTTACCGCAGGCGCCGTATTTGGTGTGGTATTCAGTTTTATGGATGTCATCTGGGGCTTACTCGGTGTGAATACCTCCGCGCTGTTTCTGGATAATCTCACCACTTTTATTGAAACCTATGGTGATAATGAAGCCCTTGATAATATTGAAGACGCAAGAAGGCAACAGGAAGAAACCGGTTTCTCTGTTTTAGGCCTGCTTTTCAGCGTTAGTATGATGGGTATCATCAATATGATTACCGGAATGGCGGGTACAGCCATATTCAAAAAGAAGGAAGGTGAGCTCTAAATGGAGCCAAAAAGAGAACCTGCAAACGGGTTCAACCCCTACATTATCCAGGTAAAAAAGCCCTGGTTTGAGCGAAACGGCTTTCCCGACTGGCTCGTCGCCTTTGCCTGGATTTTTATTGCGTTTCTGATTTTTCAGCTTGTAGGCGGACTCTTTGCCTTCGCCGGGATTCTACTCACCGAAGGGGTTGACTCGTTCACGATGGAGTCATTGGGAGAGAATATGGCGCTGCTCATTATCGGAAATTCGGCCGGGCAGATCGTAGGTTTGTTGCTCGCAACCCTGCTCGTTGCCCGCCTTTCTTTTTCCAAATCAAAGTATCGCGAAGCCATGCGGTTCAAAATGCCGCAAAACGCAAGCCTCACATTTCTGGTCGCTACACTGCTGATACTGGTCATTCAGCCGCTCATTTTATTTATGGGGTGGATGAATCAGCTTATACCGATGCCGGAATTTATCATGGAGATGGAACAGGCGCAGGTGCAAATGCTGGAAAGCCTGCTTGTAGGTTCTTTTGCGCTATGGTTTCTGGTTGCCAACATTGGCGTCGTGCCGGCTATTTGTGAAGAAGTGATGTTTCGCTCCTATCTTCACCGGCTGTTTGAAAACGCCTACGGCATTATAGCCGCGATTTTCATAACCGGGTTGATTTTCGGACTCTTCCACCTGCGGCTCACGCAGCTCATTCCGCTTACTTTTATCGGCATGGTGCTGGGCTGGATTACGGTGAAAAGCGGCTCTGTGTATCCGGCTATGCTCATGCACTTTTTTCACAACTCGGGTACGGTCGCATTTGTGCACAGCAATCCGGATATGCTTGAAATGGCCGAATCAGCCATGATGCCTCCGCTTTGGCTTGTTGCCTCAAGTTTGATTCTTACCGTTTATTTGATTTACTTGTATAGCAAAAGGTCTGAAATATCCCTCACCAAAACGGAGTAAATTATGTTTGGAAACGACCCCAAAGCCCCGGCCATTAAGGACTGGACCTGTGTGTACCAAACCAATATGGAGTTCGAAGCCGATATGATGCGTAATTTCCTCAGCGACCGGGGATTCGACGCACAGCTGCTGTCTAAAAAAGATTCCGCCTATTCGGTAAATCATTCGCAGCTTTCGCTGCTCTACGTTTATGTGCCCAACGATAAAGTCGATGACGCGCGCGCGGCCATCAAAGAATACGAAGACGGGGAGCTTCTTGATGATTTTCCCGGCAACGAAGAGTAGCCTGCGCTGAAGCACATCATATAAACTAAACCTAATATTTGTGAAACTGGGGGGATAATGTCTGAGCTTCAGAAAAGGATACTGCTTGCAGTAATTGCAGCGCCCTTGTTTATGGGCGTGGTCTGGATGGGGGGATGGTCCTTCAAAATCATGATGTTAGCCGTTGTATTCATCATACAGTGGGAAATGGCGGCTATGTTCAACGAAGGGGGAACACGCCCGAGCCGGCCTTTTATGTACACCATTGGCTTCTGGGTGATGATGCTCCCGCACATCCCTTTCCCCTACCTTTGGGGGCTTGCCCTTTTCCTGCTGCTGATTGCTTCTGAAATTATTCGCGGAGCCGACCGCTCCTACAGTTCACTGGTGCACACCATCTTTTGCGGACTTTATGCACCGATTGGCATTCTCACTTTGCTGCTGCTGCGTGAGCAAATCTTCCCGGATGACCTGTTTGCAGGCTTCGTGCTCACAGCTTCTGTGCTTATGATGGTTTGGGGTAATGACGTTTTCGCTTATTTCGCCGGTAAAAACTTCGGCAAAAACCTGCTTGCACCCAAAATAAGTCCCAAAAAAACCTGGGAAGGTTTTGCGGGAGGCTTCGCAGGTGCACTTGCCGGTCTTGTGATTGTTATGATGCTTGCGCGGCCTGAAGCCATCAGTCTGCTGCTCCTGCTGCCTGCCGTAATTCTCGTTTCCGTTTTTGGTCCTGTTGGAGATCTGGCAGCAAGCAAACTCAAGAGAATGTATGATACCAAAGACTCTTCCAACATTTTGCCAGGTCATGGGGGATTTTTTGACCGCTTCGACGCGTTACTGCTTGCAGCGCCTGCCGTATATCTTTACCTGGAAGTACTTCGTATTTCCGGCATAATCTGACAACTGGTTTTTTATCCATGCATATTTCTATCACCGGGGGAACCGGACTTGTAGGATCATCGCTTGTAGCTTTATTGCTTGCTGAAGGGCACGAGGTAACCATTTTGACCCGAAACCCCGGCAAGCACAGCAAAAACATTAATCACCAGAAAGCACACCTTGCTTCGTATGACAACCTCGCGTCTGTGGTTGAAAAATCAGACGCCATCATCAATCTTGCCGGTCACAACCTTTTTGATCAGCGCTGGAATGAGGTCATCAAATCCAAAATCCTGAAAAGCCGCGTTAAAACGACCCGTGCGGTCGTTGATGCCATTGGAGAAGCACAGAACAAACCCAAGGTACTGGTCTCGGCCTCTGCGGTTGGCTACTACGGCTCGCGCGGCGACACCGTACTTGACGAAGACAGTCCGGCTGGGGATGATTTTCTCGCCCGCGTATGTTTGCAGTGGGAAGAAGAAGCTGATGAAGTCCGTAAATTCGGGGTTCGTCTCGTTATGCCCCGAATCGGAATTGTGCTCGACAAGGGCGGGGGCGCACTTGAAAAAATGATTACGCCCTTTTCCATGTATGTGGGCGGTCCCCTTGGCAACGGTAGTCAGTACTTCCCCTGGATTCACACCGAAGATGTCAGCCGCGCACTGCTTTTTGCCATTCAGGAAGATCA
This genomic stretch from Cyclonatronum proteinivorum harbors:
- a CDS encoding CPBP family intramembrane glutamic endopeptidase yields the protein MEPKREPANGFNPYIIQVKKPWFERNGFPDWLVAFAWIFIAFLIFQLVGGLFAFAGILLTEGVDSFTMESLGENMALLIIGNSAGQIVGLLLATLLVARLSFSKSKYREAMRFKMPQNASLTFLVATLLILVIQPLILFMGWMNQLIPMPEFIMEMEQAQVQMLESLLVGSFALWFLVANIGVVPAICEEVMFRSYLHRLFENAYGIIAAIFITGLIFGLFHLRLTQLIPLTFIGMVLGWITVKSGSVYPAMLMHFFHNSGTVAFVHSNPDMLEMAESAMMPPLWLVASSLILTVYLIYLYSKRSEISLTKTE
- the nadC gene encoding carboxylating nicotinate-nucleotide diphosphorylase — encoded protein: MNPLVEAIVDLALREDIGKGDVTTEAVFSGAEQAEAFFVAKEGGILAGNALAAFIAARVDSRIQFRQLIEDGSRIKRGDLIAEITGPAGAILTAERTCLNFMQRMSGIATKTNRFAAALEGTNTRLLDTRKTMPGQRWTDKLAVKLGGGTNHRFCLDDMYLIKENHITVAGGVRQALQACAAHREKLGGTQKIEIEVVTASQIDEVLETGIADIILLDNMNNKELTEAVQRINGAAQTEASGNMTLERLPEVARTGVDFVSAGSITHSVHALDISLLFE
- a CDS encoding DUF2085 domain-containing protein produces the protein MKMPDTRQSLWLLLAASGYLMLMASGFIFVDVSYLHSLSHEAFRYMCHQQPARSFGLDEQTMAVCARCFGIYAGFFAASLAGLLAPVKFSTSLRFALIVTAAAFLLNTADVTGNFLGWWSNTAATRFVAGLVAGMSLILIIYTAVKPKS
- a CDS encoding phosphatidate cytidylyltransferase, with amino-acid sequence MSELQKRILLAVIAAPLFMGVVWMGGWSFKIMMLAVVFIIQWEMAAMFNEGGTRPSRPFMYTIGFWVMMLPHIPFPYLWGLALFLLLIASEIIRGADRSYSSLVHTIFCGLYAPIGILTLLLLREQIFPDDLFAGFVLTASVLMMVWGNDVFAYFAGKNFGKNLLAPKISPKKTWEGFAGGFAGALAGLVIVMMLARPEAISLLLLLPAVILVSVFGPVGDLAASKLKRMYDTKDSSNILPGHGGFFDRFDALLLAAPAVYLYLEVLRISGII
- a CDS encoding TIGR01777 family oxidoreductase encodes the protein MHISITGGTGLVGSSLVALLLAEGHEVTILTRNPGKHSKNINHQKAHLASYDNLASVVEKSDAIINLAGHNLFDQRWNEVIKSKILKSRVKTTRAVVDAIGEAQNKPKVLVSASAVGYYGSRGDTVLDEDSPAGDDFLARVCLQWEEEADEVRKFGVRLVMPRIGIVLDKGGGALEKMITPFSMYVGGPLGNGSQYFPWIHTEDVSRALLFAIQEDQLHGAFNLSAPHPLTMKDFAQQLGEVMGRPSFFAVPEFALRLVVGEAAEALVASQRTVPRKLEKAGFTFSYPTLLKALQNLFED
- a CDS encoding putative signal transducing protein, with product MFGNDPKAPAIKDWTCVYQTNMEFEADMMRNFLSDRGFDAQLLSKKDSAYSVNHSQLSLLYVYVPNDKVDDARAAIKEYEDGELLDDFPGNEE